From the Dromaius novaehollandiae isolate bDroNov1 chromosome 18, bDroNov1.hap1, whole genome shotgun sequence genome, the window GCCCCAAAATCCtcccctgcttgtgaggtccttCGAGAGAGTCacagagaaagtatttatttccACCATAAAgatgtgttttaatattttaacataaatCAAGCTGCGCTTTATGGTGATAATAAATTTGTTGGCAGAAACTGCCTTTGCAGCCCGAGGCAGTGGAGCGATTCAATTTGTTTGGTTTTAAGTGTTAGGAGATGTAATTGAGGAGGAGAAAGTACAGATGTTTTAATTGAGTTCCCAGGCACCACCGAGAGCTGCAGGGGACGGACACGGAGGAGGAGGTGAGGGTCTCCGTCGCCCTCTCCGCCTGCCGTTTCTCCCCGTCAGGCGCGGGAGCCCCGCCGGGAGCAGCTGCTCGCTGCCCCTGCGAGAGGAGGAGGGGGGTGAAGAAAGACGCTAGACTAAAATGGATGTATaatgtgcattttattttagttttaatccctttttcttttgaaaactaaTTACAGTCAGGACAAGCATCACGTGAGGATCTGTAATTTTGAATATAGCATTGATAACGGCCAAATAAAAACAGACTCATTCCTGAGCTGCGAGACGAGAGCAGCTCCCGCCCCGCGCGGAGCTGGGGTAGCAGTCAGGGTCaccccagctctgcctcccccagcccagccgcgggcagcgccggctccAGCGAGCCCTCCCCGTCCCCCTCTCACTGGTAATTTTTAAGGCATTGCTATGTCACgttttatatgaaaaatgttCTCTCCACCGTGGAGTTTCTTTCCACTAAACGCCCCGATTCCTAAGGTAGATTTGTTTCGCTGCTGTGCAAGGACAGCAGGTGTCTGGCATGCTCGGTTATTTATTTAAGAAGTCGCCCGTGCTCCTCGGGGCCCAGAGCTCTTCCAGGGAGGTACCGTGGCGAACGGGGAGGATGCGCGAGCGCAAGGCAGGCAGctctccccgcgccgcggccccggctgccttCCCAGCAGCTCTCGGCTTAGAGCTAAGGGCCCTCGGAAGCTGCTGCCGAGCACCGAGGCTGGGGGAGAGAAGGCACGTCTTGAAAAGCAAGTCCATCGGACGAGAGCTGCCGAACCGCTGTGCCCGGGGGGCTGGCGGGCCGCAGGCGCTCATGGCAGGGTGAAGCATGCGGCAGCACCGTCTCCCAGCCCTGGGGGCTTTAGTGGCTCCTGCTAAAGGAGACGAGCGCAGCTGTGCTTTACTCCACGGCAACCCCGGGGGAAAGGCGCAGCGGGCAGGATGCTAGGTGGTCTCGGCCCCCCGCACCCCACTCCTGCTGCGAGCGGCGGAGTTTGAAGGCTGCTGCTGTACGAAGAGAGACTCCTTCGCTGCCCGTGCAGCTTTGGGGCggaaagagagggggagaaaggcCAGCCCCATGGGGGGAAGGGATGGACGGAGGCAAACAAGGAACCGAGGGCAGCCGCTCTCCGGCGGGCAATGAAAGGCAAAGGCGAGGAGCTCACGCAGTGCCCAAAGGGACGGAGCTGACCCCAGGGCCCCGCAAAGCGCAGGCAGCccgaggcagcagcctgccaggaaAGGCCTCGGCCCCCTCCGTAAATCCACACCCGTGCCCTTGCACAGaggagcagctgcctgcagcatTTCCCCCTTCCGAAGGCTCGATCCCTCCCTCCCGCCTCGCCCGTCTCCCAGCCGTGCTAGGTCAGAGCAGCCCGGCGTGCCCCACCGCGGCACCTGCGCCCTGTCCCGTCTCCGGCAGCCAAGACGGTGCAAGAGCCCGAGAACAAGCAACAGAAAGGCGCAGCGGCCTTCTGTTCTCGCCAGGGCCCCGCTCTGCCGCCGAGGAACTCGCCCTCCGGACTGCGTAGCTGCTATCGCTTCCTCGGCGAGGCACCAGCACCGGCTACCCGTAAAGCAACTTGTTCATCTGGCATCTGGGGATGTTTAAGTTCACCAGCAAGAGCTGCCAAAACCTGTCCAGGAGGGAGCTGGAGATGGGGGAAACGGTCCCCCCGGCTCCTCTCCGAGCAGCGCAGCAAGGACACGCTCACAGCACCCAGGCCTGAGAGGTGAAGGGacttttgctttaaaaaccaCGTAGTGTGTTCGTACAGCTCCAGGTACCTGCCTGCTCGCCCCGCAGGAGCACAAGGAAGTCTTACTTGAAAATAGAGCTTGattaaaaagcagctgcagttCAAAGCTTGCTTTTAGTGAGCAGTGACGCTTAATACTACAGCAGTGCAGAGGGCGAGAGGATATAGCACCAGTGGCATGCACCTGGCTTTGCACCCGCTTTAGTAAGGGTTGAGGGAAGAAAGGCTTAAAATATTTCAGGTGAAAACTTCTAAAGTTATTCCTTCTGCTATGAAAGCCTATATAATCTTTGCCTAAGGGCCTCAGATCTCCGGAGCTGATGCTCTCTGTCACTGGGTGGTACAGTGACCTCGAGAAGCCTCAGGAGCAGAGACTAATCTAAGGCATTAGCTGCCCCCACGATAACAGGCACAGAATTACCTGGGAGCCAAGCAAACTCTCAGATAAGCTGAATTAAGACCAGCAAGAAGCCCACCTTAACCCTGCGCAGAAGGAGAGCATGGGTGGGTGCAGAGCAGTTTCAGGAGGGCTCTAGCCCTCTCTCCCATCACAcgagctctgctcctgcagggagctgggcacagctgagccataGCGCAGCCTTTTCCTGCTGGCACCAGCCCATTCCCTGGAGTTAACACCCACCTTGTTTCAAGGCTAATTACCCAGCACAGGAGGCTGGAAATGTGTTGGCGTGCACAGCCAGGGCTCTCGCAGATCTAACCCGCATCAGGCCTGGGTAATTAGCACCTCCCCAGCCCACATAAATCCTGACCACTGCAGCCGGGGCCTGGCCTGGTGCACCAGCCCCGTGTGAAACGGAGAACAGCTCTGCCAGCTGAAGTCACTTAGCTGCATGCAGGAGCCAAGGGAAGCCAGGCTGTGGTTTCCTTTCCAAGGGTGAAGAGCTACACCCCTGCATGCATATGGACACTGCTCTATAGGACTAAGGCTGCCAAAACAAACAGAATAGAGGGAGAAGTGTGAATGTAAActccagagatgaggaaaaaaaaatccagttctgctAAGCAAGAGATCCCAGATCCCAGGCAATCCATGGTGCTCCTTACCCAGAGCATAAAACAGGTTAATGCTTCTGGAAGAAGAAGGTgtaacagatattttaaaaaaacaaaaaagagggtTAGGGCTATTCCCACCCTAATTTATTTTCTCCACCCTCAACTGGCACAGGAGTTTCGTGTCTGTGGGGGTCCCAGATGAAAAAGAGGTTAATTTCCCCCAAATTCCTGCTGGATTCTGTGCACAGCAGGTCCCTGTCTTTGGGGCCAGGGATATTTAGCCGACTACCGTAGTGAGCAGCCAAGGCTGTCAGCTCTCCCGTGTGCTGAAACCTGCAGCGCCAGAGGAGAGCTGCAGCAAGGGCGGAGAAGTGATGCTTGAACAGAGCTCAAGGCAGAAGCGGCTGGGCACTGGTTAATCGTACAGGCTGCCAAGAgctcagcccctggctttgtacAGCGGGTCTGTGAACCGGGATTGTAAAAAGGCTGAGCCTACTCCATCCACACCCAAAGTGGAAGTGGAGAAAAGAAAGTCTGTGTCCAGGTCTGACCTATGTCACCGAACCAACGGCCTGGAAACTTCCCTCCAcgctgcctccttccccctctgCAGTCTCAGAGCAGCTGAAGCGCTGGAGTCTCCTCCGGAGCCCCAGAGGGAGCACGCCGCCGCGCCCACATCACAGTTTTGACTCACTCAGAACAATGTTTGCAGTCACAAACATGAAGCAAGAAAAGCCCCATATGAGCACGAACACAATCCAGAAGGTGTGCCGGAAAGGGGACAGGTGCTTGTTAACGGTACCGCTGCCGAAGACCAGCTGAGTGTCCTTCCGACTACAGTACGCGAGGAAAGCCGGAATGAGGTACTGGATCCCATTCCCAGCATAGGCTCCCGTGATTCCCACCAAGGACTCCAGATCGTGGGTGCAGAAAGCCACCAGCACTGGGGGAATCAGTGTGATGGCAGGAAAGACAATCCTATCCACCACCCAGGGGTAGGTTCCCCCCTCTCTGTGGAAAAGGGTCTTCCAGTTGTTGCGCAGGGTCACAGCAATGATGGGGAAATTGGTGCTGATGGTGAAGACTGGAAAGAGGCCCAGGAAGTAGCGAATGAAGGCGATGTTGATGATTTCACAGTTGGTGAAGTTGAGCGTGTACATGTCCATGAGGGTGTCATTGCGGAAACAGTAAATGGCAGTGAAGGACAGGAGGCTGTAGAAAGCCAGTATCAGGATATAATCGAGCAGCACGAGCTTGTTGACATGCCTCTTCTTGGAGATGGGTGTGATGAGGGACGGCAGGGAGTGCTGGCACATGAAGGAGTAGACGCACACCCCAAAGAGATTGCGGATGCCCGACAGCTGGGCCATGGACGGATGACCCTCTGCTTGGCCTCTGCTGATGCGGATGAGGGCCAGAATAATCATGAGGATGAAAGCTGGGGAGAGAGAATGCTTCAGGTCAAGCCCATGTCCACACTCCCCACAACCCTCCTCCCATCGGCACTGGCAGTCTCGGCAGCAGATCTCCCGACTGCGCCACAGGAGCGTTTCCCTATCTCTGGAGAATGCGGTACTGCACATCAAAGGCAAGATACACAGGAACTAATCACGACTTCCTTTCATTGCTAGTCGGCACACAAGGGAATAGGCTCAGGACTGTCTTTGGCAGACATCTTCCTCCAgtctccccccccccgggactcTCCCACCTGTTTTAGGAAACGATTGCTCTAAGGCCCTTCAGAAACATAACACTAACACTGCTGTCCGAACTCAACACCCTCTTCCCCGAGGGTCTCAGGCCATGTAGGCTTCTGCCATGCCCACTGGCTAATTGTCACTGTCTAGAAGTGACTTACAGAGCTTTGAGCCTTGACCTCTAAAGGAGGAAAAGATCAAACCTGGCTGCAGAGTCAAACCCAGTAATATTCTTGCAGGGTTTGTGGCTGGACTAATATTTTCAAGACCTCACCTATATATACAGGCAGATGCATGGGAACAGCCACTGTAGAGCTTTCCTGTCCctgtgacctgtcaagcacaACAGCACAAGAACTAGCCAGCCATTTCCTGGGTAGGAAGAACAGGCTGTCTGTAGTTAATCCCAGGTGGAGAAGCCAGTCTGGAAGGGactaaaacagcagtgaaaagctGCTATTAAAATTCATCACTTCGAGGCATGAAGTCTGCTGGTCTCCCCTTTACTTATGTCAGGGAAAAGCCTAATAACATTTTATCAGCTTGTCACAAAAAGCAACTTGCTATAgacaaaaaggaaatggaaagattGGGCTAATACCTTTATTTACTCTGCTGGTGGAAATTTGAGCCAGAAGCAGTTATTGCTAGACTGTTATTCCTAGCGTGCCACAAACAGCAGAAACCTAATTCTGGTATCAACCTGGGAAAGGCGATCATCAGCTGCTGGAGTTAACAAGGAACAGGGGAAGAAGcctgcctggctgggcagcaaGCAGCAAAATTTACAGTCTGATGCTGGCAATGGATGGGCCACTGTAGACAGCTGTCTCCTGCACATCAAAGCACAGCTATGAATTACCAGgtattgaaaaaaataacaaagtgcTGACACTACTATTATGGATAACTTTGAATGTCATAAATAAAACAGCGGAGAAATTAGAGCAGCACACATCCCCATGGCCAAGCCCAGAGCAGGCAGGCCACTGGCGTTGCAAGCAGGGCAAGGATACTCGCTTGCTCTGCTGGAAACCGGCAGCCAGAGATGGAAAGCCTTGCCAGGGACTGGCCTAGAGAAGTGATAGTTATAGACCAGTTAGCAGATGCTGTCTCTGCTGTCCCCAGAGAGACCAGATTAACCTTAGCTGAAGCATGAtcatctctcacacacacaccccccaacaGTTTCCCagtttcccctctctctcctctcacaGCAATCCTTCTTTTCCTCAGGTTGCAAACGCTGGTCTCATGCTGAGCACTTAGGTATCCACATTCCACATTTCACCTCTTACTGCCTCAGGAAACCTCTCAGCTTCCAACTGTTTCCCAGTGACAGGGAAAGTCTAACAGCTCTCCACAAGCAGGCACCGGACTGGAGAGATGACAGCAGATCTATCACTCCAAGGCACCACAACAGCCGAGCAACTTTGGGAGCGCTGGGCACTATAGATCTCCCCAGGACCAGTCACAGAGGGCCAGGAAAAGCAACAGCTCATTGCTCTGGGCGTGCACAATTCCCCTTGCCTTCACTCAAGCCAGCAAGTGAGAAGCGCTGTGAACACAAGTATGGTTGCTGCGTCTTCCCACATTGCCCATTGCTCCCCAGAGGAGAAATGCTTGCCAGCCACATCAGCTAGAGCAAGATAACCTTAAAGAGATGTGCTCCAGGTGACAAGGTATCGGGTACACTCCCTGGGGCTGCACATGCTAGAGGAAAGAGAAGGTGCCCTGAAAACCAAGACAAACCAGGTTAGGCAACTGTGGAAATACACTGAGGCCATTCCTTTCCCTCTCGCTTGGGGAAGTGGTCAGCCTCCAAAGCCCAAAACCAAATCATTCCTGTATCTTGACTGGATTTAACTGCAGAAGCCTTGTACCTCTTTCCCTGCCCACAAGACAGTAAATCTCTACCAGCTATGCTTAGCCAAGGGTAAAGAGTGACCTATTT encodes:
- the TMEM104 gene encoding transmembrane protein 104 isoform X1; the protein is MAGGITDTGELYSPYVGLVYMFNLIVGTGALTMPRAFATAGWLVSLVLLMFLGFMSYMTTTFVVEAMAAANAQLRWKRMEKRKGDDEEDEDSSSGVSDSDVLLQDGYERAETRPILSVQRRGSPNIFEITERVEMGQMASMFFNKVGVNLFYFCIIIYLYGDLAIYAAAVPVSLMQVTCSATGNHSCSVGDGTKYNDTDKCWGPIRRIDAYRLYLAAFTLLLGPFTFFNVQKTKYLQIMTSLMRWIAFILMIILALIRISRGQAEGHPSMAQLSGIRNLFGVCVYSFMCQHSLPSLITPISKKRHVNKLVLLDYILILAFYSLLSFTAIYCFRNDTLMDMYTLNFTNCEIINIAFIRYFLGLFPVFTISTNFPIIAVTLRNNWKTLFHREGGTYPWVVDRIVFPAITLIPPVLVAFCTHDLESLVGITGAYAGNGIQYLIPAFLAYCSRKDTQLVFGSGTVNKHLSPFRHTFWIVFVLIWGFSCFMFVTANIVLSESKL
- the TMEM104 gene encoding transmembrane protein 104 isoform X2, which gives rise to MAGGITDTGELYSPYVGLVYMFNLIVGTGALTMPRAFATAGWLVSLVLLMFLGFMSYMTTTFVVEAMAAANAQLRWKRMEKRKGDDEEDEDSSSGVSDSDVLLQDGYERAETRPILSVQRRGSPNIFEITERVEMGQMASMFFNKVGVNLFYFCIIIYLYGDLAIYAAAVPVSLMQVTCATGNHSCSVGDGTKYNDTDKCWGPIRRIDAYRLYLAAFTLLLGPFTFFNVQKTKYLQIMTSLMRWIAFILMIILALIRISRGQAEGHPSMAQLSGIRNLFGVCVYSFMCQHSLPSLITPISKKRHVNKLVLLDYILILAFYSLLSFTAIYCFRNDTLMDMYTLNFTNCEIINIAFIRYFLGLFPVFTISTNFPIIAVTLRNNWKTLFHREGGTYPWVVDRIVFPAITLIPPVLVAFCTHDLESLVGITGAYAGNGIQYLIPAFLAYCSRKDTQLVFGSGTVNKHLSPFRHTFWIVFVLIWGFSCFMFVTANIVLSESKL